One part of the Treponema peruense genome encodes these proteins:
- a CDS encoding TetR/AcrR family transcriptional regulator, producing MAVQVEHEKRKHEILTKALELFIEEGYEDVTFQKIADRCGITRTTLYIYFKNKREIFLWSIKQFTQALEQEILTILKNPQYTSIECLECIFDMIITRAEENYQFFKVLLTYLIQLQKSGSNVNERVARRTIRIQHILSTIVIRGQKNGEIKKLPVKNINDQLYMLLECGIFRLAVLGKQKLDGIREMVAFSISQFREE from the coding sequence ATGGCAGTACAGGTTGAGCACGAAAAACGAAAGCACGAAATTCTTACAAAAGCACTGGAACTTTTTATAGAAGAAGGCTACGAAGATGTTACATTCCAGAAAATTGCAGATCGCTGCGGAATAACAAGAACAACGCTTTACATTTATTTTAAGAACAAGCGCGAAATTTTTCTGTGGAGCATCAAGCAGTTTACCCAGGCTTTGGAACAGGAAATTCTGACGATTTTAAAGAATCCGCAATACACCTCGATTGAATGTCTTGAATGCATTTTTGACATGATTATTACGCGTGCCGAAGAAAACTACCAGTTTTTTAAGGTTCTTCTTACTTATCTTATTCAGCTTCAGAAAAGCGGATCAAATGTCAACGAAAGGGTTGCAAGACGCACGATACGCATTCAGCATATATTGAGCACAATTGTTATTCGTGGCCAGAAAAACGGTGAAATAAAAAAGCTGCCCGTCAAGAATATTAACGACCAGCTTTATATGCTTTTGGAATGCGGAATATTCCGGCTGGCAGTTCTTGGAAAGCAAAAACTGGACGGAATCCGCGAAATGGTTGCCTTTTCTATAAGTCAGTTCCGCGAAGAATAA
- a CDS encoding THUMP domain-containing class I SAM-dependent RNA methyltransferase, giving the protein MNTYVALCAVGAEKILGNEIKQLGYTLAGNAPGRVAFTGDDDALYRANFCLRTSDRVYIQMAKYHAEDFDELFENCSLVDWQDVFKKDSRIVVDKVRTYKSKLNSEHSIQGMVQKAIYKKLGFVWKMSVLPESGEQCDVRVYIDQNEVSILLDTSGEALHKRGYRTDGGIAPLRETTAAVLLQEMMWRRKTPLHDPFCGSGTIANEAVLYAHNVAPGLGRHFAYEHLAIYNQNRAVEIKKQEAAKIRTDVECRITGSDIDPAAVERAKLNAEHACVTAGRALQLIGSDARIERPDFIVSDFRDLRAPYEKGLLLCNPPYGERIGDAEQAAELYKDMAQLFTDFPGWDLGVITSQKSFQSSIGKHARLLKSLKAGNLDTTLYIYN; this is encoded by the coding sequence ATGAATACATACGTGGCTCTTTGCGCGGTTGGCGCAGAAAAAATTCTTGGTAACGAAATCAAACAGCTTGGTTATACTCTTGCAGGTAATGCTCCTGGACGTGTTGCTTTTACCGGTGACGATGATGCCCTTTATCGTGCAAATTTCTGTCTCAGAACAAGTGACCGTGTTTATATTCAAATGGCAAAATATCATGCCGAAGACTTTGACGAGCTTTTTGAAAACTGTTCGCTTGTAGACTGGCAGGATGTATTCAAGAAAGATTCACGCATTGTTGTAGATAAGGTACGCACTTATAAAAGCAAACTTAACAGCGAGCACAGTATTCAGGGAATGGTTCAGAAGGCCATTTACAAAAAGCTTGGTTTTGTGTGGAAGATGAGCGTTCTTCCCGAAAGCGGTGAGCAGTGTGATGTGCGCGTTTACATTGACCAGAATGAAGTTTCAATTCTTTTGGACACAAGTGGAGAAGCGCTGCATAAAAGAGGCTACAGAACTGACGGCGGAATTGCTCCTCTTCGTGAAACAACTGCAGCCGTTTTGCTTCAGGAAATGATGTGGCGCAGAAAAACACCTCTTCATGATCCTTTCTGCGGAAGCGGAACAATTGCAAACGAAGCCGTTTTGTATGCACACAATGTTGCGCCGGGACTGGGCCGTCACTTTGCTTATGAACATTTGGCAATATATAACCAGAACCGCGCTGTAGAAATAAAAAAGCAGGAGGCCGCAAAGATTCGCACGGACGTTGAATGTCGTATTACAGGAAGCGACATTGATCCGGCGGCCGTTGAGCGCGCAAAACTTAACGCGGAACATGCGTGCGTCACTGCGGGAAGAGCACTCCAGCTTATTGGAAGCGATGCCAGAATAGAGCGGCCGGACTTTATCGTAAGTGACTTCAGGGATTTGCGCGCACCCTACGAAAAGGGACTTCTGTTGTGTAACCCGCCGTATGGAGAACGTATCGGTGATGCAGAGCAGGCTGCGGAACTCTACAAAGACATGGCGCAGCTGTTTACCGATTTTCCGGGCTGGGACCTTGGTGTAATAACGAGCCAGAAGAGTTTCCAGAGTTCAATAGGCAAGCATGCACGGCTTTTAAAGTCGCTTAAGGCCGGAAACCTTGATACGACACTTTATATTTACAACTAA
- a CDS encoding serine hydrolase domain-containing protein: MKKSLVSFGALALVGMAGAAGFAEEYPDAQKTLPGSMGWMQGFPPAQEKTLHASDGSFFEFPALRYSVNHMREFFPTRNVSSGSGKKYSLKQKLDPKIDSVTFTPWDSGKTMTFEESLDANYTDGIIVMHKGKIVYEKYPAGLKPDGLHAAMSVSKSFTGTVASILAAEGKLDPSKKVTDYIPELKDSGYADATVRQVMDMTTAIKYSEDYNDPNAEIWAYSAAGNVFRPINYRGPQNYYEYLATVKKLPDSEHGEAFGYRTINTELLAWICSRVTGQGLAEMVSEMIWKPLGAHYDGYYQVDPSGIAFAGGGFDLNLRDMAAFGEMMRNGGKLNGKQVIPEKAVNDIASGGSSEEYKAAFAKSDYTKLKGWSYHNMWWITNNSHGAYMARGVHGQAIYIDPAAEMVIARFASTHYASNKYIDPLSIPAYEAVAEYLMKK; the protein is encoded by the coding sequence ATGAAAAAATCTCTAGTTTCTTTTGGAGCGCTTGCTTTGGTTGGAATGGCTGGAGCGGCTGGTTTTGCGGAGGAATATCCTGACGCTCAGAAAACGTTGCCCGGTTCAATGGGATGGATGCAGGGATTCCCGCCAGCGCAGGAAAAAACACTGCATGCTTCTGACGGTTCTTTTTTTGAATTTCCGGCTCTGCGCTACAGCGTAAATCATATGAGGGAATTTTTTCCGACACGCAATGTTTCTTCTGGAAGCGGCAAAAAATATTCGTTAAAGCAAAAACTTGACCCTAAAATTGACAGCGTTACTTTTACTCCGTGGGATTCTGGCAAGACAATGACTTTTGAAGAGTCCTTGGATGCGAACTACACAGACGGAATTATTGTCATGCATAAGGGAAAAATCGTCTACGAAAAATATCCTGCGGGACTAAAGCCGGATGGTCTGCATGCGGCTATGTCAGTAAGCAAGTCGTTTACAGGAACGGTGGCTTCTATTCTTGCCGCGGAAGGAAAGCTTGACCCTTCTAAAAAAGTAACGGACTATATTCCTGAATTAAAGGATTCTGGTTATGCAGATGCGACTGTCCGCCAGGTTATGGACATGACTACCGCGATAAAGTACAGCGAGGATTACAACGATCCTAATGCGGAAATCTGGGCTTACTCGGCCGCAGGAAATGTTTTTCGCCCTATAAATTATCGTGGTCCGCAGAACTACTACGAATATCTTGCGACTGTAAAAAAACTTCCTGATTCAGAGCACGGAGAGGCGTTCGGGTACAGGACAATCAACACTGAGCTTTTGGCGTGGATTTGTTCGCGCGTAACAGGGCAGGGGCTTGCGGAGATGGTTTCCGAAATGATTTGGAAGCCTTTAGGCGCTCATTATGACGGTTACTATCAGGTGGACCCTTCCGGAATAGCATTTGCTGGCGGCGGATTTGACCTTAACTTGCGTGATATGGCAGCTTTCGGCGAGATGATGCGTAACGGCGGCAAATTGAATGGAAAGCAGGTTATTCCTGAAAAAGCGGTAAATGACATAGCATCCGGCGGTTCTTCCGAAGAATACAAGGCGGCGTTTGCAAAAAGCGACTATACAAAGTTAAAAGGCTGGAGCTACCACAATATGTGGTGGATAACAAACAATTCCCACGGAGCATACATGGCGCGCGGTGTTCACGGACAGGCAATATACATCGATCCTGCGGCGGAAATGGTGATTGCGCGTTTCGCTTCAACCCATTATGCTTCAAACAAATACATCGATCCGCTTTCAATTCCGGCGTACGAAGCAGTCGCGGAATATCTTATGAAAAAATAA
- a CDS encoding type II toxin-antitoxin system Phd/YefM family antitoxin — protein MCRTSIYAARNNLSNFVKIAERGEPVELTRYDKPVAVIISYEEYEKKNSSTEISWLSKWRKEYANVLNDEGIPLRPKVYQDPNRVIFEE, from the coding sequence ATGTGCAGAACTTCAATTTACGCAGCAAGAAACAACCTTTCTAATTTTGTAAAAATCGCGGAAAGAGGCGAACCTGTAGAACTTACACGCTACGATAAACCTGTTGCGGTAATTATAAGCTATGAAGAATACGAAAAAAAGAATTCGTCAACTGAAATAAGCTGGCTTTCCAAATGGCGCAAAGAATATGCCAATGTTTTGAACGATGAAGGAATTCCTCTTCGGCCGAAAGTTTATCAGGATCCAAACAGGGTTATTTTTGAAGAATAA
- a CDS encoding type II toxin-antitoxin system VapC family toxin: MNKVYLLDTNIVSEFTKEYPNQNVLALYEARKNMCAISATSFQELVYGAEKMPEGKRKNSIANFVENLRNNIEIIPYDGFAAEICGHLSGQCAKEGKTLPYCDTQIAATAIANGMVLVTRNTADFEETAERSFLRVENWFQE, from the coding sequence ATGAACAAAGTTTATCTTCTTGACACAAACATTGTTTCGGAATTCACAAAAGAATATCCGAATCAAAACGTACTCGCCTTATATGAGGCAAGAAAAAATATGTGTGCAATCAGCGCAACATCATTTCAGGAACTCGTTTACGGTGCTGAAAAAATGCCAGAAGGAAAACGCAAAAACTCAATTGCAAATTTTGTGGAAAATTTAAGGAACAATATAGAAATAATTCCTTACGATGGTTTTGCGGCAGAAATTTGCGGACATCTTTCCGGCCAATGTGCAAAAGAAGGCAAAACCCTTCCCTACTGCGATACCCAGATTGCGGCAACAGCAATCGCAAACGGAATGGTTTTAGTAACGCGCAACACGGCAGACTTTGAGGAAACGGCGGAACGCTCTTTTTTAAGGGTTGAAAACTGGTTCCAGGAATAA
- a CDS encoding DNA-deoxyinosine glycosylase gives MTEYIVHPFEPFFRADSKILIVGSLPSVKSRENGFYYGHPQNRFWKMLAMIFSEETPLLIEEKQRFLEKHKISVYDSIRECTICGSSDSSISNVIPSDIEKIVSACKITKILANGKTAAKYFLKYQDEKLCSMLKTLPSTSPANAVYSIQKLVEIWGKEF, from the coding sequence ATGACGGAATATATAGTTCATCCTTTTGAGCCATTTTTTAGGGCGGATTCAAAAATATTGATTGTAGGAAGCCTGCCGTCCGTAAAGTCGCGGGAAAATGGTTTTTATTACGGACATCCGCAGAACCGTTTCTGGAAAATGCTGGCGATGATTTTTTCTGAAGAAACGCCATTATTAATAGAAGAAAAACAGCGCTTTTTGGAAAAACACAAAATTTCCGTGTACGATTCAATCAGGGAATGTACGATTTGCGGCTCATCGGACAGTTCGATAAGTAATGTTATACCTTCTGACATTGAAAAAATTGTGTCCGCCTGTAAAATTACAAAAATTCTTGCAAACGGCAAAACCGCCGCTAAATATTTTCTAAAATATCAGGATGAAAAACTGTGTTCCATGCTGAAAACTCTTCCTTCCACAAGTCCTGCAAATGCCGTTTATTCAATTCAAAAACTTGTTGAAATTTGGGGAAAGGAGTTTTAA
- a CDS encoding fibronectin type III domain-containing protein has translation MKKRKCVVMLVAAVVMLTTGCSDFFQGKISMDNTKNTGTLEDLLTPAREVTELAAPQQMFVSKSMYAGKIAVSWSKVENATSYRIERAVVTSDSEGKITVPEESDYESLQKFVYATTYTDTIIQNPSYSNKEYENVYFYRVCAENIAKGLESPYLACSDTEGADGAGKLFGVPSGVEADKGKSTESINVKWNAVEGAVSYVIYRGTNADGTGMEKIGEVLGSVQKFSNSISESDQGREFFYKVCAQNYYGNVSAFSSIGMGYSLKEGAPAAPSGVCIDNGLGTSVSSVTIKWEEVAGTEKTTISYNLYRTSSEDSSYTLVKKITDAAATTYTDRSIKPGLIYWYYVQAVSTPSDGTEGEVLKSPFSSSGADSESPAKAYLLSAPENVGVDESEDSTSLILSWDAALGSEDNSYVYKIYASDLLNSEYALILSGVTGTSSVVEKHNFYKVSTVNELGVDTESALSEAAAPVPQAPAAAEGSRTANLSAEAAAVWTANANGVYPVRVSWTKPAADFPAGYLVYRSTKKDSGFRKLTESPVTGLSYIDSNETARAGSYYYYRVVSVNELGQGKNYADTDGYGALTADQWFREYNKTVRNSQSKLTYMHKPNDMDKLGTETVNGDIKGTLYYNAKVAGMGAYITMKYENYADFYIMGEKDLGEYFICTGNTDTTSNMSANGNMLGTVVCTGMYPGSVKYDGLLIKGGAAGGGAYAVTTKDMSGNVIIPETNVDWQVGEEK, from the coding sequence ATGAAAAAAAGAAAATGTGTGGTTATGTTGGTTGCGGCTGTAGTAATGCTAACGACCGGTTGTTCAGACTTTTTCCAGGGAAAAATCTCGATGGACAACACAAAAAATACCGGCACGCTGGAAGACCTGCTTACACCCGCGCGCGAAGTAACTGAACTTGCTGCCCCGCAACAGATGTTTGTGTCAAAGTCCATGTACGCCGGAAAAATCGCCGTAAGCTGGAGCAAAGTAGAAAACGCCACATCGTACAGAATAGAGCGTGCCGTTGTAACGAGCGACAGTGAAGGCAAAATAACTGTTCCGGAAGAAAGCGACTATGAGTCCCTGCAGAAATTTGTATACGCAACAACATACACAGACACAATAATACAAAACCCTTCATATTCAAACAAAGAATATGAAAACGTATACTTCTACCGCGTCTGTGCAGAAAACATTGCAAAAGGACTGGAGTCACCGTACCTTGCGTGCTCTGACACAGAAGGAGCAGACGGCGCCGGAAAGCTGTTCGGTGTTCCGAGTGGAGTAGAAGCAGACAAAGGAAAGTCAACAGAATCTATAAATGTAAAATGGAATGCAGTCGAAGGAGCTGTAAGTTACGTAATTTACCGCGGAACAAATGCAGACGGAACCGGCATGGAAAAAATCGGCGAAGTATTGGGAAGCGTACAGAAATTCAGCAACAGCATAAGTGAGAGCGATCAGGGAAGGGAATTTTTCTACAAAGTTTGCGCGCAGAATTATTACGGAAACGTATCTGCGTTCAGCTCAATAGGAATGGGATATTCTTTAAAAGAAGGTGCGCCTGCTGCTCCGTCTGGTGTTTGCATTGACAACGGTTTGGGAACAAGCGTTTCTTCTGTAACAATAAAATGGGAAGAAGTTGCAGGAACAGAAAAAACGACAATTTCATACAATTTGTACAGAACAAGTTCCGAAGATTCTTCTTATACTCTGGTTAAAAAAATTACAGATGCAGCGGCAACGACTTACACTGACAGGAGCATAAAACCCGGTCTTATTTACTGGTATTATGTTCAGGCTGTATCAACTCCCAGTGACGGAACAGAAGGTGAAGTTCTGAAAAGTCCGTTCAGTTCAAGCGGAGCAGATTCAGAGAGTCCGGCTAAGGCATACCTTTTGAGTGCGCCTGAAAACGTTGGTGTTGATGAAAGTGAAGATTCAACTTCGCTGATTCTTTCGTGGGATGCAGCTTTGGGCAGTGAAGACAATTCGTATGTTTACAAAATATATGCGTCTGATTTGCTTAATAGTGAATATGCTTTGATTTTGTCTGGGGTAACCGGAACTTCATCTGTTGTTGAAAAGCATAATTTTTATAAAGTGTCTACGGTGAATGAGCTTGGTGTTGATACCGAAAGTGCACTGAGTGAAGCAGCCGCTCCTGTTCCCCAGGCACCGGCTGCGGCTGAAGGTTCAAGAACGGCAAATCTTTCTGCAGAGGCGGCGGCAGTTTGGACGGCAAATGCAAACGGCGTTTACCCTGTTCGTGTGTCGTGGACTAAACCCGCCGCCGATTTTCCGGCTGGATATCTGGTGTACCGTTCTACTAAAAAAGATTCCGGTTTCAGAAAGCTTACTGAGTCGCCTGTTACCGGTTTGAGTTATATTGATTCAAATGAAACTGCGCGTGCCGGTTCTTACTATTACTACCGGGTTGTTTCTGTTAACGAACTGGGACAGGGAAAGAATTATGCAGACACGGACGGATACGGTGCTCTTACGGCAGACCAGTGGTTCCGCGAGTATAATAAAACCGTGCGCAATTCCCAGAGTAAACTTACATACATGCATAAACCGAATGATATGGATAAACTTGGTACGGAAACTGTTAACGGCGATATTAAAGGTACTCTTTATTATAACGCCAAGGTTGCGGGAATGGGTGCCTATATTACCATGAAGTATGAGAATTATGCAGATTTTTATATTATGGGAGAAAAAGATTTGGGTGAGTATTTTATCTGCACGGGAAATACCGATACAACTTCGAATATGAGCGCCAACGGTAATATGCTTGGTACTGTTGTGTGCACTGGTATGTATCCAGGTTCGGTTAAGTACGACGGGCTTTTGATTAAAGGAGGCGCTGCGGGAGGCGGTGCGTATGCGGTTACGACAAAGGATATGAGCGGCAATGTAATTATACCGGAAACAAATGTAGACTGGCAGGTAGGCGAGGAGAAATAA
- a CDS encoding fibronectin type III domain-containing protein yields MFSRYFKFYFATVVLAVATVFFGCENDLIPSPEIDKIIDSGGTSINEAVKPPAGLTASHGGYKSVTLSWNAAANAVRYNIYGAANPFETFVKVGETKDASSSIELDEVAGAVRYYYVKSIDYKGGESFASSTVKGSTMATPSITMIESSSDGTQATVSWWMSNCDSTTYSDSVKYKVRCFLEDGKSVDETTCDGTVSSVVFKGLSPKTKYLYDVGAYIPVNAAEENKYEWSDRIDSETARKLIPDAAKEFTATQGTLYTKVELSWLLPDFVDAKVSSSLFNRNPVYFTIERKEKDSVSQEWTCIVPYIGSCLTSAEKIPGGIVFDCASLSSENVNVKLEAGTLENAETSETYTGYIPGTKIYYCDTSAVAGVKYEYRIISFTDDSKNAVSSENSRSVCEGWSLSTPSFETSAVYEKADDGSTLHSAVKVEYKFDFDTLGLDETYGYVITSQRTPLSADEAGEEVYEGYWTDAASVNSAAKTFAFDATDEAANSLREGYYKFKAYVVPAGMNSVPAGEDEYFACAEAFGVVTVVHDSANLPSVTGFSVEDGYSDKFKIKWDYNSNYDYVLKWIPYEGETALAEESLALSKDELNALAAKSSDGSVTYEHAALSGDRRKYMLEASAGFSITKKADSVSETLGTAVPYCTQYFYDKIVVSWKTVQLAKSDAADFTVNAYYKDDETKTPVVDFAGGNGAVVFDETAGIYTCTLENPAGYNDVLRSGKTILFAVTAASSKTSDTTEAVFATATLGPALVNARVAAPSSEEIVLEWNAVKGAAGYIIRRALYSDGTAAAVDKADTYFYDCEKCVLTVGGESVDEARATVSKTEADGGTVYSLCDKYAAVSDSTNPYQKNQARIAWGLPFGYAVIPVAAESDFSFTDGFVLDASSKVDYCTKTDEAGEVTSTALTDVKGACFGYALNLKAQKAEQGDSQRVDWELPYLSASGIEQKVPSLYRREVLENASFGSWERIAAVTVPLKADSVYATYRVPEADLKKAFEYAVNYNPGTAEFKKEFVDYCENKKEENGSRYTYPDGVECESEFKGYLLYDDNYSVAYAAETDSSKPEYYAERVTIGNWNKNARALGPDTYTVSILNNNLGSEWIPVLTFNAADFSATTAADDIRFSLTEGNLEARLYPKAIAEGTAQTTEGALKVLRDARHYYRITLTRGEHSAVVDNDVYAYRQITAEELVRAATLAMAVGMKNTGAAWKVKAFGGTTTSVSDGVTIASSGGVGYGKEKYFVHTISFENATPLLVTQSGKSASFLSIIGNVTGETWKNGKAGGEKYYPAEYMNYGSTKVSVSSGTEFGGLYSADLKFFWLNKEETPRYTESEGYKGIKVTYPSGAQEVVFGNITPLPFIDDDFKIDTTDWQ; encoded by the coding sequence ATGTTTTCACGTTATTTTAAGTTTTATTTTGCGACCGTTGTTCTGGCCGTTGCTACTGTTTTTTTTGGGTGTGAGAATGATTTGATTCCGTCGCCGGAGATTGATAAGATTATTGATTCCGGCGGAACAAGCATTAATGAGGCCGTTAAGCCTCCTGCAGGTTTGACGGCTTCACACGGCGGTTATAAAAGCGTTACTCTTTCCTGGAATGCCGCCGCCAATGCTGTGCGCTACAATATTTACGGTGCTGCTAATCCTTTTGAAACATTCGTAAAAGTCGGTGAAACAAAAGATGCTTCTTCTTCTATTGAACTAGATGAAGTGGCCGGCGCCGTGCGTTATTATTATGTAAAATCTATTGACTATAAGGGTGGCGAATCTTTTGCGAGTAGTACTGTAAAAGGTTCAACGATGGCTACTCCTTCAATTACAATGATTGAGTCCAGTTCTGACGGAACGCAGGCAACTGTAAGCTGGTGGATGTCCAACTGCGATTCAACAACATATTCAGATTCTGTAAAGTACAAGGTACGGTGTTTTCTTGAAGACGGAAAATCTGTAGATGAAACGACCTGCGACGGGACTGTGTCTTCTGTTGTGTTTAAAGGCCTTTCTCCCAAAACAAAATATTTGTATGACGTAGGCGCGTATATTCCGGTTAATGCTGCTGAGGAAAACAAGTATGAGTGGAGTGACAGAATTGACTCTGAAACCGCGCGCAAACTTATTCCGGATGCGGCAAAAGAATTTACTGCTACACAGGGAACTTTGTACACTAAGGTTGAACTTTCTTGGTTGCTTCCTGATTTTGTTGATGCAAAAGTTTCATCTTCTTTATTCAACCGCAATCCCGTTTACTTTACTATTGAACGCAAAGAAAAAGATTCTGTTTCGCAGGAATGGACTTGTATTGTTCCATATATTGGAAGCTGTTTAACAAGTGCAGAAAAAATTCCGGGTGGAATTGTTTTTGACTGCGCATCCCTTTCTTCTGAAAATGTTAATGTTAAACTCGAAGCGGGTACTCTTGAAAATGCAGAAACGAGTGAAACCTACACGGGTTATATTCCGGGTACGAAAATTTATTATTGCGACACTTCGGCTGTGGCTGGCGTTAAGTATGAGTACAGGATTATTTCTTTTACTGACGATTCCAAAAATGCCGTTTCTTCTGAAAACTCGCGCTCTGTTTGTGAAGGCTGGTCTTTGAGTACGCCTTCTTTTGAAACAAGTGCCGTGTATGAAAAGGCAGATGATGGTTCAACTTTGCATTCTGCTGTTAAGGTTGAATATAAATTTGACTTTGACACACTTGGTCTAGATGAAACTTACGGATATGTCATTACATCACAGCGCACTCCTCTTTCTGCGGATGAAGCGGGCGAAGAAGTGTATGAAGGTTATTGGACAGATGCGGCTTCTGTGAATAGCGCGGCCAAAACTTTTGCTTTTGATGCGACAGATGAAGCGGCCAATAGTTTGCGGGAAGGTTACTATAAATTTAAGGCCTATGTTGTTCCGGCCGGAATGAATTCTGTTCCTGCAGGTGAAGATGAATATTTTGCCTGTGCCGAAGCGTTCGGTGTTGTAACTGTTGTTCATGATTCGGCAAACCTTCCTTCTGTTACAGGATTTTCTGTAGAAGACGGTTACAGTGACAAGTTTAAGATCAAGTGGGATTACAACTCAAATTACGATTATGTTCTTAAGTGGATTCCGTATGAAGGAGAGACAGCTCTTGCAGAAGAAAGTCTTGCTCTTTCAAAAGATGAACTTAATGCACTTGCAGCGAAATCTTCTGACGGTTCTGTTACTTACGAACATGCGGCTTTGAGCGGAGACAGGCGCAAATATATGCTTGAAGCTTCTGCCGGATTCAGCATTACAAAAAAAGCAGATTCTGTTTCTGAAACTCTGGGTACGGCAGTTCCTTACTGCACACAATATTTTTATGACAAGATTGTAGTTTCGTGGAAGACTGTTCAGCTTGCAAAGTCTGATGCTGCTGATTTTACCGTGAACGCTTACTACAAAGATGATGAAACAAAAACTCCTGTTGTTGATTTTGCTGGCGGTAACGGAGCGGTTGTTTTTGATGAGACAGCAGGCATTTATACCTGTACGCTTGAAAATCCTGCCGGTTATAACGATGTGCTCAGGTCTGGAAAGACAATTCTTTTTGCCGTGACTGCAGCGTCTTCAAAAACTTCTGACACGACAGAAGCGGTTTTTGCAACAGCAACACTTGGTCCGGCTCTTGTTAACGCAAGAGTTGCAGCTCCTTCTTCTGAAGAGATTGTGCTTGAGTGGAATGCCGTTAAGGGAGCCGCCGGTTATATAATAAGACGCGCGCTGTATTCTGACGGAACAGCCGCCGCAGTGGACAAGGCAGATACTTATTTTTATGACTGTGAAAAATGTGTGCTTACAGTTGGCGGCGAGAGTGTAGATGAAGCGCGCGCGACAGTAAGCAAAACAGAAGCTGACGGCGGAACAGTTTATTCTCTTTGCGACAAATATGCAGCAGTCAGTGACAGCACAAATCCTTACCAGAAGAATCAGGCGCGTATTGCCTGGGGACTGCCGTTCGGTTATGCGGTTATTCCTGTTGCGGCAGAAAGCGACTTTTCGTTTACAGACGGTTTTGTTCTTGATGCGTCCTCTAAGGTAGATTACTGCACAAAAACTGACGAAGCCGGCGAGGTTACATCAACTGCACTTACTGACGTTAAGGGAGCATGTTTTGGTTATGCACTTAATCTAAAGGCGCAGAAAGCAGAACAGGGAGATAGTCAGCGCGTGGACTGGGAACTTCCTTATTTGTCTGCTTCCGGAATTGAACAAAAAGTCCCGAGTCTGTACAGACGCGAAGTTTTGGAAAACGCAAGCTTTGGTTCATGGGAAAGAATTGCGGCCGTTACGGTTCCTTTAAAGGCGGACTCTGTTTATGCAACATATCGTGTTCCTGAAGCCGACCTCAAAAAAGCATTTGAATATGCGGTAAATTATAATCCGGGAACAGCGGAATTCAAAAAAGAATTTGTAGATTACTGCGAAAACAAAAAAGAAGAAAACGGCAGTCGCTACACTTACCCAGACGGTGTTGAATGCGAAAGTGAATTTAAGGGTTATCTTTTGTACGATGACAATTATTCGGTTGCATATGCCGCAGAAACAGATTCTTCAAAGCCTGAATATTATGCAGAGCGTGTTACAATAGGCAACTGGAATAAAAATGCACGCGCACTTGGGCCGGACACTTATACAGTAAGCATACTGAACAACAATCTTGGCAGCGAATGGATTCCTGTTCTGACATTCAACGCAGCAGACTTTAGTGCAACAACAGCAGCCGACGACATAAGATTTTCTTTGACAGAAGGAAACCTTGAAGCACGTTTGTACCCGAAAGCAATCGCAGAGGGAACAGCGCAGACGACGGAAGGGGCACTGAAAGTTCTGAGAGACGCACGTCACTATTACAGAATAACATTGACCCGCGGCGAACACAGCGCAGTAGTAGACAACGATGTGTATGCGTACAGGCAGATTACCGCGGAGGAATTGGTACGCGCTGCAACACTGGCGATGGCGGTGGGAATGAAGAATACCGGAGCTGCGTGGAAAGTAAAAGCATTTGGAGGAACAACAACTTCTGTATCAGATGGAGTAACAATTGCTTCTTCGGGTGGAGTGGGATACGGAAAAGAAAAATATTTTGTTCATACTATTTCTTTTGAAAATGCAACTCCGTTGCTTGTAACGCAATCAGGTAAGTCTGCTTCTTTCCTTTCTATAATCGGAAATGTAACTGGTGAAACGTGGAAAAATGGAAAAGCTGGGGGTGAAAAATATTACCCTGCGGAATACATGAATTATGGTTCTACAAAGGTAAGTGTTTCTTCGGGTACCGAGTTCGGCGGACTATATTCTGCTGACTTAAAGTTCTTCTGGCTTAACAAAGAAGAAACACCAAGATATACAGAAAGCGAGGGGTACAAAGGAATAAAAGTAACTTATCCAAGCGGCGCACAGGAGGTAGTATTCGGAAACATAACACCTCTGCCGTTTATAGATGATGACTTTAAAATAGATACTACCGACTGGCAGTAG